The Solibacillus daqui genome has a segment encoding these proteins:
- a CDS encoding CAP-associated domain-containing protein, whose protein sequence is MKKTSFMMSIIIPIIFSTRLLGTNTTESTQWKSYSNIAINKKWTFTFKKNIDANSIANNVYLEDANNKRIAIITTIFGRELTVQPATELNYSASYKIVVTNNLKSTNGNAMNQEIIIPFTTVKKAASDSAVKTFASEYDLQWNMPSSDYKQFHLIGTKNGATVGGYETRANQTVFEIKVGDTRDSVKAKYGDPLTSISKNNTKYTQNYKAKYGQETSGTYFIDNQYVTFFYDAHKNNVIRSVSWISAATEMSKLGFFATQSQELRDGFENLMIELINQARVAEGLKPLTYIPTYNSVARKHSTSMADNNYFSHSDLNGLRGGDRMKQGGITFDWWGENLAYCQYSAIHAHEALMNSLGHRENILRKEFTHVFVGVDFNSKNQPYFTINFYSL, encoded by the coding sequence ATGAAAAAAACAAGTTTCATGATGTCTATCATCATTCCTATCATTTTTAGCACAAGATTACTAGGAACAAATACAACAGAATCTACTCAATGGAAATCCTATTCAAATATAGCAATCAATAAGAAATGGACATTTACGTTTAAAAAAAACATCGATGCTAATTCAATCGCCAACAATGTTTACTTAGAAGATGCAAACAACAAGCGAATCGCCATCATTACAACGATTTTCGGAAGAGAATTAACAGTCCAACCCGCGACAGAGCTTAACTATAGTGCTAGCTACAAAATTGTTGTAACGAATAATCTAAAATCAACAAATGGAAATGCGATGAACCAAGAAATCATCATTCCATTCACAACCGTAAAAAAAGCGGCTTCTGATTCAGCAGTAAAAACATTTGCCTCTGAATATGATTTACAATGGAACATGCCTTCGTCTGACTATAAACAATTCCATTTAATTGGTACAAAAAACGGTGCTACTGTTGGCGGCTATGAAACACGTGCCAATCAAACAGTTTTCGAGATTAAAGTTGGCGACACACGCGATTCGGTTAAAGCAAAATACGGCGATCCACTAACAAGCATTTCGAAAAACAACACGAAATACACACAAAATTACAAAGCCAAATATGGGCAAGAAACAAGCGGTACCTATTTCATCGACAATCAATATGTAACATTTTTCTACGATGCCCATAAAAACAACGTAATTCGTTCCGTTAGTTGGATAAGTGCTGCTACAGAAATGTCGAAATTAGGCTTCTTTGCTACACAATCACAAGAATTACGTGACGGCTTTGAAAACTTAATGATCGAATTAATAAACCAAGCACGTGTTGCTGAAGGGTTAAAACCATTAACATATATACCAACGTATAATTCAGTTGCTCGTAAGCATAGTACAAGCATGGCCGACAACAACTACTTCAGCCATTCCGATTTAAATGGTCTGCGTGGCGGAGATCGTATGAAACAAGGCGGCATAACATTCGATTGGTGGGGTGAAAACCTAGCCTACTGTCAATACAGCGCGATTCATGCTCACGAAGCACTTATGAACTCACTTGGTCACCGTGAAAATATTTTACGAAAAGAATTCACCCATGTTTTTGTCGGTGTAGACTT